The following coding sequences are from one Nicotiana tomentosiformis chromosome 3, ASM39032v3, whole genome shotgun sequence window:
- the LOC104118075 gene encoding uncharacterized protein, with protein sequence MLSVFSRTLLQKPKLFTFKHQNPLAFSLVMATANSSSFSPVSSPSNHVLLKRVGTHNGSFHCDEALGCFMIRLTNKFYNAQIVRTRDTQVLETLDAVLDVGGVYDPSRDRYDHHQKGFQEVFGHGFTTKLSSAGLVYKHFGKEIIAKELQVDEEHPDVHRLFLAIYKSFMEAIDAVDNGINQYDTDQPPRYVNNTHLSSRVGRLNLDWIEPDQSSEKENEAFERAMDLAGSEFLNSVRFHVRSWLPARSIVMECLAARHKIDPSGEIVVLTTFCPWKLHLFELEEEMKIDPPIKYALYQDDRSKSWRVQAVGVAPDRFESRKALPSQWRGLRDDELSKETGIPGCVFIHMSGFIGGNQSYEGALAMAKAALKL encoded by the exons ATGCTCTCAGTTTTCAGCAGAACTCTACTCCAAAAACCTAAACTCTTCACCTTCAAACATCAAAATCCTCTCGCATTCTCTCTAGTAATGGCTACCGCTAACTCCTCGTCTTTCTCACCTGTATCTTCCCCTTCAAACCATGTTCTCCTAAAGCGAGTAGGTACTCACAATGGTAGCTTCCATTGTGATGAAGCTCTTGGTTGCTTCATGATTCGTCTTACAAACAAGTTTTACAATGCTCAGATTGTCCGTACTCGCGATACCCAG GTGTTGGAAACGCTTGATGCGGTGCTTGATGTTGGTGGGGTTTATGATCCTAGTCGAGACCGTTATGATCATCACCAAAAGGGATTTCAAGAGGTCTTTGGACATGGTTTCACTACTAAGCTTAGCAGTGCTGGTCTTGTTTACAAG CACTTTGGGAAGGAGATAATTGCAAAGGAGCTCCAAGTTGATGAAGAACATCCGGACGTTCATAGGTTGTTCCTTGCTATTTACAAGAGCTTCATGGAG GCAATTGATGCAGTCGACAATGGGATCAATCAGTACGATACAGACCAGCCACCAAGATACGTAAATAATACTCATTTGTCCTCACGAGTTGGAAGACTAAACTTGGACTGGATTGAACCTGATCAGTCTTCTGAAAAGGAGAATGAAGCTTTCGAACGTGCAATGGATTTAGCTGGCAGTGAGTTCTTGAAT AGCGTCCGCTTTCATGTAAGATCATGGTTACCAGCACGCTCAATCGTTATGGAGTGCCTTGCTGCAAGACACAAGATTGATCCTAGTGGAGAGATTGTAGTTCTTACTACGTTTTGCCCG TGGAAGCTTCATTTGTTTGAGCTGGAAGAGGAGATGAAGATTGATCCTCCCATCAAATATGCTTTATATCAG GATGATAGGAGCAAAAGTTGGCGAGTGCAAGCTGTGGGTGTAGCTCCTGACAGATTTGAGAGCAGGAAAGCCCTTCCATCTCAGTGGCGAGGTTTAAGAGACGATGAACTCTCCAAGGAAACAGGAATTCCTGGCTGTGTTTTTATCCACATGAGTGGGTTTATTGGAGGAAATCAAAGTTATGAAGGAGCACTCGCAATGGCAAAAGCTGCTCTGAAGCTCTAG